The proteins below come from a single Saccharophagus degradans 2-40 genomic window:
- a CDS encoding acyl-CoA dehydrogenase family protein, whose translation MSKTADVAAPSQQMHAQQKEASNTDLLSEFLNLCDQNKANTYDIDFFKTVFKLCRPETTSEFSYYAELEEHIAYIESFAASELISNQLNFVAPLLELTATMGNPHSSLNPHNSHNPHNPHSNTVNSKLAQQLLSSIRQGDMLFSRVLTIPEQAKNSTQAPFGVSASENKNGWLLNGALSVVLFNKAVSHHLVLATLPNNNTLVTYLPTQTAGITTAEHAQLGAPKANNSQFEIANLRLQNVLVNNGAIGEINTQSILDLVARSRIMTAIRHNQYTRMCLDKLILFLKSRISNGDPLINQQVIQHRLAKLEARLSSSCALSRYSLQQMAAGKDTQALASACKLLASELLVYASKQALHLGGITHFQKNKPIANSYTEANWANFFLEPKDLLLRNILDTSVSERHQKA comes from the coding sequence ATGAGCAAAACAGCGGATGTGGCAGCACCCTCACAACAGATGCATGCACAGCAAAAAGAGGCAAGTAACACGGATTTGCTGAGCGAGTTTCTTAACCTATGCGATCAGAATAAGGCTAACACTTACGATATCGATTTTTTTAAAACGGTATTTAAGCTCTGCAGGCCCGAAACAACGTCTGAGTTTAGCTATTACGCCGAGCTTGAAGAGCATATCGCCTATATAGAGTCGTTTGCGGCCAGCGAGCTTATTTCCAACCAGCTAAATTTTGTTGCACCGCTCTTAGAGCTAACGGCAACAATGGGTAACCCACATAGCTCACTTAATCCACACAACTCACATAACCCACATAACCCACATAGCAACACGGTAAACTCAAAACTAGCTCAACAGCTACTTAGCAGTATTCGCCAAGGCGATATGCTTTTTAGTCGCGTTTTAACTATTCCTGAGCAAGCAAAAAACTCTACGCAAGCGCCGTTTGGTGTAAGCGCTAGCGAGAATAAAAATGGCTGGCTGCTGAATGGGGCGTTAAGCGTCGTACTATTTAATAAGGCCGTTAGCCACCATTTAGTGCTCGCCACACTGCCCAATAACAATACATTAGTTACCTACCTGCCGACTCAAACCGCGGGTATTACAACCGCAGAGCACGCACAACTTGGTGCCCCCAAAGCAAACAACTCCCAATTTGAAATAGCTAACCTCAGATTACAAAACGTATTGGTAAACAATGGTGCAATTGGCGAGATAAATACACAGTCTATTTTGGACCTTGTTGCGCGCAGCCGAATAATGACTGCCATACGCCACAATCAATACACGCGAATGTGTTTAGACAAGTTAATTTTATTTTTAAAGTCACGCATTTCTAACGGTGACCCGCTAATTAATCAGCAGGTTATTCAACATAGATTAGCAAAACTTGAGGCTCGATTAAGTAGTAGCTGCGCGCTTAGTCGCTATAGTTTACAACAGATGGCGGCAGGCAAAGATACCCAAGCGCTTGCCAGTGCATGTAAATTGCTCGCTAGCGAGTTACTTGTGTACGCATCGAAACAAGCACTTCATTTAGGTGGTATTACCCACTTCCAAAAAAATAAGCCAATAGCGAATAGTTACACAGAAGCCAATTGGGCTAATTTTTTCCTAGAGCCTAAGGACTTGTTACTTCGCAACATTCTAGACACAAGCGTTTCTGAGCGCCACCAAAAGGCTTAG
- a CDS encoding acyl-CoA dehydrogenase family protein → MKIQDHAFAADLQNWINEHLSPYTPTSKAEKLVSIHSLVRELAQSNLLTRGWPAPYGDNDIRKQLYLHFSLARQALGAVGLCLASHIDIGTRGLLDKGSPELIDKWLPKALTGDAIFSLAMTEPDAGSDLQGIQFTANKSEEGWILNGVKRGITNLPFADAALVLARTNPSRSPFSYSLFLVPIETAGITREQAVPTLAYHGCLGGISAKDAVIPLDNLVGPFGAGLMLLMKHLETERLFVSARMLGISTYLIEELILHTRNSPQCALQADNVARLKMQLMAFEAYFETCVNAFEEGELSAKDSAALKYMGSSLLKSASNTLADYSGAQGYLRGTPAIRFTTEAMGLALAGGSEEIMLSIIGNTL, encoded by the coding sequence ATGAAAATACAAGACCACGCATTCGCAGCCGATTTACAAAATTGGATTAACGAGCACCTTTCGCCTTACACACCTACAAGTAAAGCCGAAAAACTTGTGTCTATTCACTCGCTGGTACGGGAGCTAGCGCAGAGCAATTTACTTACCCGCGGCTGGCCGGCCCCCTACGGCGACAACGATATACGCAAACAATTGTACCTACATTTTTCGCTCGCACGCCAAGCTCTCGGCGCTGTGGGCTTATGCTTGGCCTCACACATAGACATTGGTACGCGCGGCTTGCTAGATAAAGGCTCGCCTGAGCTAATTGATAAATGGTTGCCAAAAGCATTAACCGGTGACGCTATTTTTTCTCTCGCGATGACAGAACCAGATGCCGGAAGCGATTTACAGGGCATTCAATTTACCGCCAATAAAAGTGAAGAGGGCTGGATACTAAACGGGGTAAAACGCGGTATTACCAACTTGCCTTTTGCCGACGCAGCCCTTGTACTTGCACGCACCAACCCCAGCCGCAGCCCATTTAGCTATTCTTTATTTCTAGTGCCCATTGAAACGGCCGGCATTACCCGCGAGCAAGCAGTGCCCACATTGGCCTATCACGGCTGCCTAGGAGGAATAAGCGCAAAAGATGCCGTTATTCCCCTCGACAACCTCGTTGGGCCATTTGGCGCAGGACTTATGTTATTAATGAAGCACTTAGAAACCGAGCGGCTATTTGTAAGTGCACGCATGCTAGGCATAAGCACTTATTTAATTGAAGAATTAATACTGCACACTCGCAATTCCCCACAATGCGCATTGCAAGCCGATAATGTCGCGAGGTTAAAAATGCAACTAATGGCTTTTGAAGCCTATTTTGAAACTTGTGTTAATGCATTTGAAGAAGGCGAACTTAGCGCAAAGGATTCTGCCGCGCTAAAATATATGGGCAGCAGCTTGCTAAAATCCGCTAGTAACACCCTAGCAGACTACAGCGGCGCGCAGGGTTATTTACGCGGCACCCCAGCAATTCGCTTTACAACAGAAGCAATGGGGCTTGCACTGGCAGGCGGAAGCGAAGAAATAATGCTCTCAATAATTGGCAATACCCTTTAA
- a CDS encoding DMT family transporter, which translates to MKALTVLPSDKQRLLGIAAACAVVAIWSGWIVSSRWGLNSNIAAIDLTWLRFTTAALVTLPLAIKYNWRHLPLGKALVVAFGCGFPYVLFAYLGLQFTPSANASVLINGLLPVVTSLLGYFFLSGKMTKPLLALVAIACISNIIIASSGAQFSVKYLTGIGFLLSATLVLATYMVAVKAWNISMHEIMVWVPIINALCVTPFWFVFSDGLSALHTIPTTDLLFHIVYQGVIVSVAALFLFSYAIKCIGALSASLFMAFVPTTTALLAFISINEQPTSGQWIAITLCTLGLVGYNFYSRKEEKSTSK; encoded by the coding sequence ATGAAAGCTTTAACAGTATTGCCCAGCGATAAACAACGCTTGCTGGGCATTGCCGCTGCCTGCGCAGTCGTCGCCATTTGGTCTGGCTGGATAGTTTCGTCCCGCTGGGGGCTCAATAGCAATATTGCAGCAATCGATCTAACCTGGCTGCGCTTTACCACTGCCGCACTCGTCACATTACCACTAGCCATAAAATACAACTGGCGGCATCTACCGCTTGGCAAGGCCCTAGTTGTAGCTTTTGGGTGTGGGTTTCCCTATGTGCTGTTTGCCTACCTCGGCTTGCAATTTACACCATCGGCAAATGCTAGCGTGCTTATTAATGGCTTATTACCGGTGGTTACCAGCTTACTAGGCTATTTTTTTCTTAGTGGAAAAATGACAAAACCATTGCTCGCACTGGTAGCCATTGCATGTATATCCAATATTATTATTGCCAGTAGCGGTGCACAATTTAGCGTAAAGTACCTAACAGGTATTGGCTTTTTACTTAGTGCTACGCTCGTTTTAGCTACTTATATGGTGGCCGTAAAAGCATGGAATATTTCTATGCATGAAATAATGGTATGGGTACCTATTATTAACGCATTGTGTGTTACACCTTTTTGGTTTGTTTTTTCTGATGGGCTTAGCGCACTACACACTATTCCCACTACCGATTTACTATTTCACATAGTCTATCAAGGGGTAATAGTTAGCGTAGCCGCATTATTTTTATTTTCTTATGCAATAAAATGTATTGGCGCACTATCTGCCAGCTTATTTATGGCATTTGTACCCACCACCACCGCACTGCTAGCTTTTATCTCCATTAACGAACAACCTACCAGCGGCCAGTGGATAGCCATTACACTATGTACCCTTGGGCTAGTTGGGTATAACTTTTATTCCCGCAAAGAAGAGAAATCAACCAGCAAATAG
- a CDS encoding acyl-homoserine-lactone synthase — protein MKQVVFAQENVNNQSIVNDIFRIRHETFIERLGWDITSTDGKERDRFDDLGPYHIAVKPQDGGVVGCWRALPTKGDYMLKSVFQELLQGEDVPEQEDVWEISRFAVRKGQGASSAYMSDITMDLFDTFIQFAKMKGIKKYVTVTTLACERILKRGGMAVRRMGEGKVMQVGVERTVALWIDIEASERMYQC, from the coding sequence ATGAAACAAGTAGTGTTTGCGCAAGAAAACGTTAATAACCAATCAATAGTCAACGATATCTTCCGTATTAGGCATGAAACTTTTATTGAGCGCCTAGGATGGGATATAACTTCTACAGATGGCAAAGAACGCGATCGCTTTGACGATTTGGGCCCTTATCATATAGCCGTTAAACCCCAAGATGGTGGTGTAGTTGGCTGTTGGCGAGCTTTACCAACCAAGGGTGACTACATGCTTAAATCCGTTTTTCAGGAACTGCTACAAGGTGAAGATGTACCCGAGCAAGAGGATGTATGGGAGATAAGTCGATTCGCGGTGCGTAAAGGTCAAGGTGCGAGTAGCGCTTACATGAGTGATATTACAATGGATCTATTTGATACCTTTATTCAGTTTGCAAAAATGAAAGGTATTAAAAAATACGTTACAGTTACAACCCTCGCCTGTGAGCGTATTCTTAAGCGCGGTGGTATGGCAGTTCGCCGTATGGGAGAGGGTAAAGTAATGCAGGTTGGCGTTGAGCGTACAGTTGCGTTATGGATAGATATTGAAGCGAGTGAGCGCATGTATCAATGCTAG
- a CDS encoding LuxR family transcriptional regulator has protein sequence MEQLDYAELCSALCEATDEETLKELCLKFCELVGFEFYIFGIISSASSLSSPTISTISNYPDEWFKNYFEEGMQRHDPVVRYCMQNTSAIRWRQLMDLEHYVDAIGEKIMIRASESGLCDGLSIPIKAPSGEIAIFSLASNREEGLNQRINACLPFAQSFGTQVFECYSALMLKLAQNKQTHLTAREKESLFWACEGKTTWEISKILDVSERTVIFHLSSATSKLGAVNRQHAVAKAILSGLIKPTL, from the coding sequence ATGGAGCAATTAGATTACGCAGAGTTGTGTTCTGCATTATGTGAAGCAACCGATGAGGAAACGCTAAAGGAACTATGCCTTAAGTTTTGTGAGTTGGTGGGGTTTGAGTTCTATATTTTTGGCATTATTTCTAGTGCCTCTTCGCTTAGTAGCCCTACAATATCTACAATAAGTAACTATCCAGATGAATGGTTTAAAAACTATTTTGAAGAGGGAATGCAGCGGCACGATCCTGTAGTGCGCTACTGCATGCAAAATACATCTGCAATTCGCTGGCGCCAATTAATGGATCTAGAGCACTATGTAGATGCAATAGGCGAAAAAATAATGATTCGCGCTTCAGAATCCGGTTTGTGTGACGGGTTATCTATTCCCATAAAAGCCCCTAGTGGCGAGATAGCTATATTTAGCTTGGCCAGCAATCGCGAAGAGGGCTTGAATCAACGCATTAACGCGTGTTTACCTTTTGCACAATCATTCGGAACGCAAGTGTTTGAATGTTACTCTGCTTTAATGTTAAAGCTTGCGCAAAATAAGCAAACCCACCTTACTGCTCGCGAGAAAGAAAGTTTGTTTTGGGCCTGTGAAGGTAAAACCACATGGGAGATATCCAAAATACTTGATGTAAGTGAGCGCACCGTTATTTTTCATCTCTCTAGTGCTACGTCAAAGCTTGGGGCGGTTAATCGTCAGCATGCGGTTGCTAAGGCAATTCTTAGTGGTTTAATTAAGCCCACTCTGTAA
- a CDS encoding RidA family protein yields MFEMINPPTRHNPSGYTHGVIVPEGKRMMFISGQLSGNVHGVLESDDLVNQFSSCLDNVLKVVEAAGGGAKNIAKMKVFITDFPEYHRRKTEIAVAWHARFGEGFPSMTIIDVKQLFDSKGKVEIEAVAFVD; encoded by the coding sequence ATGTTCGAAATGATAAACCCGCCAACTCGCCATAACCCCAGCGGGTATACCCACGGCGTGATCGTGCCAGAAGGAAAGCGCATGATGTTTATATCTGGTCAGTTGTCTGGCAACGTGCACGGCGTATTGGAAAGCGATGATCTTGTTAATCAGTTTTCATCTTGCCTAGATAATGTGCTTAAGGTTGTTGAGGCAGCAGGAGGGGGAGCAAAGAATATTGCAAAAATGAAAGTATTTATAACTGATTTCCCAGAGTATCATCGACGCAAAACTGAAATAGCTGTTGCGTGGCACGCTCGCTTCGGTGAAGGGTTTCCCTCCATGACTATTATTGATGTGAAGCAATTGTTTGATTCAAAGGGCAAGGTGGAAATAGAAGCTGTCGCCTTTGTTGACTAG
- a CDS encoding SDR family oxidoreductase: MASFDFTQSTILVTGASRGLGLGFVKTLAARQTKRLYAGCRTQAGVDELNALNLANVTPVVLDVTNQENITAFTNSIDELDVVINNAGIASACGYTTEGALETAKQEMDVHYISVLNLLTNLLPLIKASKQAGVINISSIAALSNFKAMGTYSASKSALRFLTQGLRAELAADGVFVQGVYPGPFDTRLAAGYDGPKPSPEEIANIVLDSFGDRIEDVYPDGFSKAMQETFLESPDKLAAIFSE; encoded by the coding sequence ATGGCATCTTTCGATTTTACTCAATCCACTATTTTGGTTACAGGCGCATCACGAGGCCTTGGTTTAGGGTTTGTTAAAACCCTAGCCGCTCGCCAAACCAAGCGACTATACGCCGGTTGCCGCACTCAAGCTGGTGTAGATGAGCTAAACGCACTTAATCTAGCCAATGTTACTCCCGTAGTACTCGATGTAACCAATCAAGAAAACATCACTGCATTTACGAATAGCATTGATGAACTCGACGTAGTCATCAATAACGCCGGTATCGCATCTGCTTGTGGTTACACTACAGAAGGTGCACTAGAGACAGCAAAACAAGAAATGGATGTACACTATATTTCTGTACTCAATTTACTTACCAACTTACTTCCTCTAATTAAAGCGTCCAAACAAGCTGGGGTTATCAATATTTCTTCTATTGCAGCACTCAGTAACTTTAAAGCTATGGGCACTTACTCTGCATCTAAATCTGCTTTGCGCTTTTTAACTCAAGGCTTGCGCGCAGAGCTTGCTGCAGACGGTGTATTTGTACAGGGTGTCTACCCAGGTCCTTTTGATACTCGCTTAGCCGCGGGTTACGATGGCCCTAAGCCCTCGCCGGAAGAAATCGCTAATATTGTGCTTGACTCGTTCGGTGACAGAATTGAAGACGTTTACCCCGACGGCTTCTCTAAGGCTATGCAAGAAACCTTCCTCGAAAGCCCCGATAAGCTAGCCGCTATATTTTCTGAGTAA
- a CDS encoding DMT family transporter gives MRQALLRLSVNHTKLLGVLAAFTMMLIWSGWIVSSRQGLTTTLSPLDITWMRFVVASLVTLPIALSYHWRTFPVRKACFIALSYGAPYAWPAYLGLIITPSANASVIINGGLPVATSLIAVFFFGARVTKGVILLIGFIFLANILTFMDAELFNRRYFIGVSLLAVATVSLAIYMAAVKAWEVSVKDIMVWVPLINTAVMTPIWLVFSDGLTSFTSLPVNELLFHVIYQGVIVSVVALFLFSFAIRAIGAVASSVLMAFVPSVTAVLALLFNNEVPNSLQWLGIACCSIGLIIYSSWDVFRKKLRAP, from the coding sequence ATGCGTCAAGCACTACTCCGCCTTTCGGTTAACCACACCAAGCTACTTGGTGTATTAGCTGCGTTCACCATGATGTTAATTTGGTCTGGCTGGATTGTCTCTTCACGCCAAGGGCTAACCACCACGCTTTCGCCGCTAGACATAACCTGGATGCGCTTTGTTGTTGCGAGCCTTGTTACCCTGCCTATTGCACTCAGTTATCACTGGCGAACTTTTCCGGTGCGAAAAGCGTGTTTTATAGCACTTAGCTACGGCGCCCCCTACGCTTGGCCTGCCTACCTAGGCTTAATAATTACACCAAGCGCCAATGCGAGCGTTATTATTAACGGCGGTTTACCGGTGGCCACTAGCTTAATTGCTGTATTCTTTTTTGGGGCGCGCGTAACCAAGGGGGTAATACTGCTAATTGGTTTTATATTTCTCGCCAATATTTTAACGTTTATGGATGCAGAGTTATTTAACCGTCGCTATTTTATTGGCGTAAGCCTACTGGCTGTAGCCACTGTATCACTCGCCATTTACATGGCCGCGGTTAAAGCGTGGGAAGTATCGGTAAAAGATATTATGGTGTGGGTGCCGCTCATTAATACAGCAGTTATGACGCCAATCTGGCTAGTATTTTCCGATGGACTAACAAGCTTCACCAGCTTGCCCGTTAACGAATTACTTTTTCATGTAATTTATCAAGGTGTGATTGTAAGCGTGGTAGCGCTGTTTTTATTTTCCTTTGCCATACGCGCTATTGGTGCGGTAGCTAGCAGCGTACTAATGGCATTTGTACCCTCGGTGACTGCCGTATTGGCATTGCTATTTAATAATGAAGTGCCAAATAGCCTACAATGGCTAGGCATTGCCTGCTGCAGTATTGGGCTAATAATTTACAGCAGCTGGGATGTATTTAGAAAAAAATTACGCGCCCCATAA
- a CDS encoding DUF2007 domain-containing protein, whose product MKLVYTHQNGILVGSVKALLEQASIKVEMKNEYASGAVGELSAIDSWPEIWVSNLDEERAKIIVARLQDNTPREEWVCAACSESNDAAFEVCWQCQAFPPIAP is encoded by the coding sequence ATGAAACTCGTGTATACCCATCAAAACGGCATTTTAGTAGGTAGTGTTAAGGCCTTACTCGAGCAGGCAAGCATTAAAGTGGAGATGAAAAACGAATACGCCTCCGGTGCGGTGGGCGAATTATCGGCAATTGATTCGTGGCCTGAAATTTGGGTAAGCAACCTAGATGAAGAGCGAGCCAAAATCATTGTTGCTCGCTTGCAAGATAACACCCCACGCGAAGAGTGGGTGTGCGCTGCATGTAGCGAAAGTAACGATGCCGCTTTCGAGGTGTGTTGGCAGTGCCAAGCCTTTCCACCAATTGCACCTTAA
- a CDS encoding acyl-CoA thioesterase — MSGIIEIKVRDYECDIQGIVNNSVYQNYIEHARHEFLLERGVDFAALAYQGINLVVVRAELDYKASLKSGDMFSVETKLLKASRIKFEFQQTIRRLSDNALCLNAKVIGAALNDKGRPIPCAELEPLFESTSD, encoded by the coding sequence ATGTCGGGCATTATTGAGATAAAAGTACGCGATTACGAGTGTGATATACAGGGTATTGTTAATAACAGTGTGTACCAAAATTATATTGAACACGCTCGCCATGAGTTTTTACTCGAGCGTGGTGTCGACTTCGCCGCATTAGCCTATCAAGGTATTAACCTTGTTGTAGTAAGAGCGGAGCTAGATTACAAAGCATCGTTAAAAAGTGGCGATATGTTTAGTGTAGAAACTAAGCTATTGAAAGCGTCGCGTATAAAATTCGAGTTTCAGCAAACTATCCGTCGCCTAAGCGATAACGCATTATGCTTAAACGCAAAAGTAATTGGCGCTGCGCTAAATGATAAAGGTCGCCCCATTCCCTGCGCAGAACTTGAACCGCTTTTTGAAAGTACGTCAGACTAA
- a CDS encoding class I SAM-dependent methyltransferase: protein MKSAKALSEFIAHNSIKGFLAQDEAERLMDLAVQSAALGPVLEIGSYCGKSTIYLGEACKHSGNSLFAVDHHRGSEEHQLGEEYHDSELYDAQIKRMDSLPTFRRSVYLAGLESTVIPIVASSQQLTPLWAIPLGMVFVDGGHSEAAALFDCSEWAKHIVPGGILAVHDLFEHPEDGGQAPFNAFNAVLKTGQWELLPQVNSLGALRRK, encoded by the coding sequence ATGAAATCGGCCAAAGCATTATCAGAGTTTATTGCACACAATTCAATTAAAGGCTTCTTAGCGCAAGATGAAGCCGAACGATTAATGGACTTAGCCGTGCAGTCGGCCGCATTGGGTCCTGTGTTAGAAATAGGCAGTTACTGCGGTAAATCGACCATCTATTTGGGCGAAGCTTGCAAGCATAGTGGCAATAGTCTGTTTGCTGTCGATCACCACCGCGGCTCTGAAGAGCACCAGCTAGGGGAAGAGTATCACGATAGTGAACTGTACGATGCGCAAATTAAACGCATGGATTCACTGCCCACGTTTCGCCGCAGCGTATACTTGGCGGGCTTGGAAAGTACGGTTATTCCAATTGTTGCCAGTTCGCAACAGCTTACCCCCCTGTGGGCAATACCGCTGGGTATGGTGTTTGTAGACGGCGGCCACAGCGAGGCTGCCGCGCTATTTGATTGCTCAGAATGGGCAAAACATATTGTGCCTGGTGGTATATTGGCGGTACACGATTTGTTTGAGCACCCAGAGGATGGTGGCCAAGCGCCGTTTAACGCCTTTAACGCTGTGCTAAAGACGGGCCAGTGGGAATTGCTGCCGCAAGTGAATTCGTTGGGTGCATTGCGCCGTAAGTAA
- a CDS encoding acyltransferase, translating to MRKEHKPLFVLRFLARCNQFYVERFLRPQFDHLGAKPAVAKPRTVQVFGHNIQAGNFLHLISSKQQPVRLTTWSGRNQQGRISIGDYCLIAPGVVINSAVAITLGNNCMLATDVMIADSDWHGIYNRVRPYKCDGEVVLGNNVWVGLRSIIGKGVHIGDNSIIGAGSVVTKSIPANCIAAGNPAKVVKQLDPSKRMVTREYLFNPEVRLGKNIRDYDNNQQQLDEFMFAQNSFSGWLRATLKPTKND from the coding sequence ATGCGTAAAGAACACAAACCACTTTTTGTATTGCGCTTTTTGGCCCGCTGCAATCAGTTTTATGTAGAGCGCTTTTTACGCCCACAGTTTGATCACTTAGGTGCGAAGCCTGCGGTTGCCAAACCGCGCACCGTACAGGTTTTTGGCCATAATATACAGGCCGGCAATTTTTTGCATTTAATTAGCAGCAAACAACAACCGGTGCGTTTGACAACCTGGTCTGGGCGCAATCAACAGGGGCGCATTAGTATTGGCGATTACTGTTTAATAGCCCCAGGGGTAGTTATTAATTCCGCCGTAGCTATTACGCTGGGCAATAACTGTATGCTGGCAACCGATGTAATGATTGCCGATAGCGATTGGCATGGTATTTACAACCGCGTACGACCCTATAAATGCGATGGCGAAGTAGTATTGGGTAATAACGTGTGGGTAGGGTTGCGCAGTATTATTGGCAAAGGCGTACATATTGGCGATAACAGCATAATTGGTGCAGGCTCGGTGGTAACTAAGTCTATTCCCGCCAATTGTATAGCTGCTGGCAACCCCGCAAAGGTAGTAAAACAACTGGACCCTAGCAAGCGCATGGTTACGCGCGAATATTTATTTAACCCCGAGGTACGCTTAGGTAAAAATATTCGCGACTATGATAATAACCAACAACAATTAGATGAGTTTATGTTCGCCCAAAACTCTTTTAGCGGTTGGCTGCGCGCAACCTTAAAACCAACTAAAAACGATTAG
- a CDS encoding PqiC family protein has translation MMNKSNSIVNVNRLYMQAAKARKVLAGLVGASAIALIAGCVSPGPQTQFFSLFPAQSVTPIANKPQLSLGIGPVVLPEYAERAGVVSFTQGNGLRVAGYHAWAGSLNENIARVLAADISAALKADQIQSFPWDTRTRPDNQLRIVIEQFGGIRGENVKLVARWHQLDLKNKTDAKSGIVRLSVNLNDDAMETYIAGLNELINSFAVALAGQLDMVEG, from the coding sequence ATGATGAATAAAAGTAACTCTATTGTTAACGTAAATAGGCTTTATATGCAGGCCGCAAAAGCGCGCAAAGTGTTGGCGGGGTTAGTAGGGGCAAGTGCCATTGCGTTGATTGCCGGCTGTGTATCGCCCGGCCCGCAAACCCAATTTTTTAGTTTGTTTCCCGCTCAATCGGTTACGCCTATCGCCAATAAACCACAGCTATCGCTTGGCATTGGCCCGGTAGTATTGCCAGAGTACGCAGAGCGCGCGGGTGTAGTAAGCTTTACGCAAGGCAATGGTTTGCGTGTTGCGGGCTATCACGCGTGGGCAGGCAGCCTTAACGAAAATATTGCTCGAGTTTTGGCGGCAGATATATCCGCTGCGTTAAAGGCCGATCAAATTCAATCTTTTCCGTGGGATACTCGCACCCGGCCCGATAACCAGTTGCGAATAGTTATTGAGCAATTTGGAGGCATACGCGGTGAAAATGTTAAGTTGGTTGCTAGATGGCACCAGCTAGATTTAAAAAATAAAACCGATGCGAAAAGCGGTATAGTAAGGTTAAGTGTAAATTTAAACGATGATGCTATGGAAACCTACATCGCAGGCTTAAACGAACTTATTAATAGTTTTGCTGTGGCCCTAGCTGGTCAGCTTGATATGGTGGAAGGCTAA